The following are encoded in a window of Vespula vulgaris chromosome 8, iyVesVulg1.1, whole genome shotgun sequence genomic DNA:
- the LOC127065792 gene encoding serine/threonine-protein kinase mos produces MASPRLISKFQSLSPVPNLRRNIIYRNSLTPRSFKTNNNYVKSPENKNRLSPFNVNTPNRKEILLNGLPNKQRTVLGSGGFGTVYKALYKGNQVAAKILKKSKNSDNTINSEKHAYFLRHANIVNILSIEEGAALSLITMELCGITLQDQLEKKCLDRKERINIWRDIACALQFCHNAGVVHADVKPKNILIGNCGQPKLTDFGSSVLISNQLYFFLKIMTSTPGYAAPEVLCGIIPSPAADIYSLGILAWQILSRKIPFEGLHVHTIIYLSVKGKRPSDEDLDDEFQGQYKSLYKEMWSQKMTARPVASKVIYMLDILMNK; encoded by the exons ATGGCATCGCCacgattaatttcaaaatttcaaagtttatCTCCAGTACCAAATTTAAG aagaaacataatttataGGAATTCATTAACCCCTAGAagttttaaaacaaataataattatgttaaatcaccggaaaataaaaatagattatcGCCTTTCAATGTTAATACGCctaacagaaaagaaattcttctaAATGGTCTTCCTAATAAACAACGAACTGTGTTAGGTAGTGGAGGATTTGGTACGGTGTATAAGGCATTATACAAAG GAAATCAAGTAGCAGcaaaaatattgaagaaatcAAAGAATAGCGATAATACTATCAATTCGGAAAAGCATGCTTACTTCTTGAGGCATGccaatattgttaatattttaagcATAGAAGAAGGAGCTGCTTTATCGTTGATAACAATGGAATTATGTGGTATTACATTGCAAGAtcaattggaaaaaaaatgtttagacAGAAAAGAACGTATTAACATTTGGAGGGATATAGCTTGCGCGCTTCAATTTTGTCATAATGCGGGTGTGGTTCACGCGGATGTGAaaccaaaaaatattttaattggaaATTGTGGTCAGCCTAAACTTACAGACTTTGGGAGTTCCGTGTTAATAAGCAAT cagttatatttttttttaaagataatgaCAAGCACACCAGGTTATGCAGCACCGGAAGTATTATGCGGAATAATTCCTAGTCCTGCGGcagatatttattctttagGAATTTTAGCTTGGCAAATCCTTTCTAGAAAGATACCATTTGAAGGATTGCACGTGCATactattatctatttatccgtAAAGGGAAAGAGACCTTCGGACGAAGATCTCGACGATGAATTTCAAGGACAATATAAGTCATTGTATAAAGAAATGTGGTCTCAAAAGATGACTGCTCGACCAGTAGCGAGTAAAGTGATCTATATGCTCGATATCCTAATGAATAagtag
- the LOC127065510 gene encoding U6 snRNA-associated Sm-like protein LSm5: protein MTSSVSTNPSTLLPLELVDKCIGSRIHIIMKNDKEIVGTLLGFDDFVNMLLEDVTESEATPEGRRVTKLDQILLNGSNITMLVPGGEMPDT from the exons atgacCAGTTCGGTTAGTACAAATCCTTCTACTTTATTACCTTTAG AATTGGTGGATAAATGTATTGGATCGcgaatacatattataatgaaaaacgaTAAGGAGATCGTTGGTACTTTGTTAGGATTTGATGATTTTGTAAATATGTTGTTGGAGGATGTGACGGAGAGCGAAGCAACTCCCGAAGGTCGACGAGTTACAAAATTAGATCAAATTCTTTTAAACGGTAGCAACATTACCATG CTTGTGCCAGGTGGAGAGATGCCAGACACATAA
- the LOC127065458 gene encoding anion exchange protein 2 isoform X6 yields the protein MFFNRERTPERFRIGQINQRRHHYKSRKYSLQEDPQWRKRSGAGLPDGPAILARRVSVQPEEASTLQELDIDDLESHRSDDPRGMRRHKAAHSTVQIGRRKEGGIPHEAFKKMYDHSPHEVFVQLDELHGVGEEREWRETARWIKYEEDVEEGADRWGRPHVASLSFHSLLNLRRCLETGVVLLDLEEKDLPGLAYRVVEQMVVEELILPEDRPVIMRALLLKHRHVHEHDRGFRFGGKRNYSSYTSLQSIWLEEEEAARGATENHVIQNNLNDTKPKIVSSNLALDSNHTVVDIKEELTFTSSNEDLKKGQNEYILKRIPAGAEATIVLVGAVDFLDQPTIAFVRLAEGVFMPAITEVKIPVRFMFTLLGPRNADLDYHEIGRSIATLMANTSFHKIAYKANERRELLSAINEFLDDSIVLPPGDWERQALLPFDELKAKSEAIRKRKAKALEEKTKPVQSEAAIKKALLAGEEEKKPPDDDPLRRTRRPFGGIINDIKRRYPHYLSDFTDGLSSSCIAAAIFMYFAALCAAITFGGLMSDKTQNIIGISETLVSGSWTGIVMALFATQPLVIIGTTGPLLLFDESLYKFCKANDLEFLTVRVYIGAWMGIIALTIACVEGSVLVRLFTRFTEEIFTGLISLLYIVETFIKLYNYFVRNPLLEEYNFLPDSNQTQPVNVTEIKIIYETWNGSEITVPYDDMRTLIPKQDEGGTLINQPNTALMCTILCLGTFLGAYYLRIFRNSHYLGRSARRAFGDFGVPISIIVFVLIDYLAKVKTEKLLVPEGLSPSVAGRDWFVSPAGVTQPIPVWVTFACAIPALLVYILVFMETQISELIIDKKERKLRKGNGYHMDIVVVCLMNVGCGLMGAPWCSAASVRSLTHVSAVTIMSRTHAPGDKPHIVEVKEQRVSALLVAILMGVSVLMAPLLRRVPMSVLLGVFLYMGISSTNGVQLFDRVKLFFMPVKHHGTANYVRRVQTYKMHIFTMIQILCLTILWIVKSTKAALALPFFLILMIPLRAQMSHFFTAAELRALDSKGPEHESTEDEPDFYEEAPLPG from the exons ATGTTCTTCAATCGTGAACGTACACCGGAACGTTTCAGGATCGGACAAATCAATCAACG AAGACATCATTACAAATCTAGGAAGTACTCTTTACAAGAAGATCCACAATGGAGAAAACGTTCTGGAGCTGGTCTTCCAGATGGTCCTGCTATCCTTGCCAGGAGAGTCAGTGTACAGCCCGAGGAAGCGAGTACGCTTCAGGAATTGGATATAGACGATTTGGAATCTCACAGGAGCGACGATCCACGTGGAATGAGACGCCACAAGGCTGCTCATTCCACGGTACAGATTggacgaagaaaggaaggtgGTATACCTCATGAAGCATTCAAGAAAATGTATGATCATTCGCCTCATGAGGTATTTGTTCAATTGGACGAACTTCATGGCGTCGGTGAGGAACGTGAATGGAGAGAGACCGCACGTTGGATCAAATACGAGGAAGACGTTGAGGAAGGTGCTGACAGATGGGGCAGGCCCCATGTTGCGTCCTTGAGCTTTCATTCTTTGCTCAATCTTCGTCGATGTCTCGAAACCGGTGTGGTACTTCTCGACCTTGAAGAGAAGGACCTACCTGGACTTGCCTATAGGGTGGTCGAACAAATGGTGGTAGAAGAATTGATTCTTCCAGAGGATAGACCTGTTATCATGAGAGCACTTCTTTTAAAACACAGACACGTGCACGAGCACGATCGTGGATTTCGTTTCGGTGGGAAACGCAACTATTCCAGTTACACCAGTTTACAG TCCATCTGGctggaggaagaagaggctGCACGAGGAGCCACTGAAAACCATGTAATCCAAAAT AATTTAAACGACACAAAACCTAAAATCGTCTCGTCGAACTTGGCTTTGGACAGCAATCATACCGTGGTCgacataaaagaagaattgacTTTTACAAGCAGTAACGAGGATCTTAAAAAGGGACAAAACGAATACATCTTGAAAAGAATTCCAGCTGGTGCAGAGGCAACGATAGTTCTCGTAGGAGCCGTAGATTTTCTGGATCAGCCAACGATAGCTTTCGTTAGATTGGCCGAAGGTGTATTTATGCCAGCTATCACGGAAGTAAAGATACCAGTAAGATTTATGTTTACGTTGTTGGGTCCGAGAAATGCGGATTTGGATTATCATGAAATTGGTAGATCGATTGCTACCTTGATGGCAAATACTTCTTTCCATAAAATTGCTTACAAAgcaaacgaaagaagagaattacTTTCCGCTATTAACGAATTCCTCGATGATTCGATCGTTTTACCACCTGGGGATTGGGAAAGGCAAGCATTGTTACCGTTCGACGAATTGAAAGCAAAAAGCGAAgctattagaaaaagaaaagctaagGCTCTCGAAGAGAAAACTAAACCAGTTCAAAGTGAGGCAGCaataaaaaaag CTCTTCTCGCtggcgaagaagagaagaaaccaCCGGACGATGATCCTTTGCGCAGAACACGGCGTCCCTTTGGAGGTATCATCAACGACATCAAAAGACGTTATCCTCATTATCTGTCCGACTTTACCGACGGCTTAAGTTCGTCCTGTATAGCAGCAGCAATTTTCATGTACTTCGCAGCACTCTGTGCCGCTATAACATTCGGAGGATTGATGAGCGACAAGACACAAAATATCATTGGAATCTCGGAGACTTTGGTTTCTGGTTCATGGACCGGAATAGTGATGGCATTGTTTGCCACTCAACCATTGGTCATCATTGGCACGACAGGACCCCTTCTACTGTTTGACGAGAGTCTCTATAAATTTTGCAAGGCTAATGACTTGGAGTTCCTTACTGTAAGAGTGTATATCGGTGCTTGGATGGGAATAATAGCTTTAACTATAGCTTGTGTCGAGGGATCGGTATTGGTCAGGTTGTTTACACGTTTCACAGAAGAAATCTTCACAGGATTGATATCTCTTCTTTACATAGTCGAAacatttatcaaattatacaattatttcgtACGTAATCCATTACTCGAGGAATACAACTTTTTGCCAGATAGCAATCAAACCCAACCGGTGAACGTGaccgaaataaaaatcatttacgaGACATGGAATGGTTCGGAGATCACCGTCCCTTACGATGACATGCGAACGCTCATACCAAAACAAGACGAAGGAGGAACCTTGATCAATCAACCAAACACAGCATTAATGTGTACGATACTATGCTTAGGCACGTTCCTAGGTGCTTATTACTTACGAATATTCCGTAACAGTCATTACCTCGGCCGTAGCGCAAGAAGAGCTTTCGGTGACTTTGGTGTACCCATTAGTATTATCGTTTTCGTCCTTATCGATTATTTGGCTAAAGTGAAAACGGAAAAGTTATTGGTACCGGAAGGATTAAGTCCAAGCGTAGCTGGAAGAGATTGGTTCGTTTCTCCGGCCGGTGTGACTCAACCTATTCCAGTCTGGGTTACTTTTGCTTGCGCCATACCAGCACTCTTGGTTTACATCCTCGTTTTCATGGAAACGCAAATCTCCGA GCTAATCATCGACAAGAAAGAACGTAAATTACGTAAGGGCAATGGTTACCACATGGACATAGTTGTGGTATGTCTGATGAACGTCGGTTGTGGATTAATGGGTGCTCCTTGGTGCAGTGCAGCATCAGTACGTTCATTGACACATGTATCTGCAGTTACCATAATGTCACGTACACACGCTCCCGGCGACAAGCCACATATTGTCGAAGTTAAGGAACAACGTGTTAGCGCGTTACTTGTTGCTATTTTAATGGGAGTTAGCGTATTAATGGCACCATTGTTACGGCGCGTACCTATGTCCGTCCTTCTCGGGGTTTTCCTATACATGGGTATCTCCTCGACAAATGGCGTACAATTGTTCGACCGCGTAAAACTTTTCTTCATGCCCGTTAAACATCATGGAACGGCCAATTACGTTCGTCGTGTCCAAACGTATAAAATGCACATATTCACAATGATACAAATATTGTGCCTAACGATACTGTGGATCGTGAAGAGTACAAAAGCAGCCCTTGCACTACCGTTCTTCCTAATACTGATGATACCTCTGCGAGCTCAAATGAGCCACTTCTTTACAGCTGCTGAATTACGTGCTCTTGATAGCAAAGGACCGGAACATGAAAGCACCGAAGACGAGCCTGACTTTTACGAGGAAGCTCCGCTACCTGGTTAG